A stretch of the Terriglobia bacterium genome encodes the following:
- a CDS encoding MFS transporter yields MTIPVEGRILPFAPEIFRALRHRNFLFYWTGQFVSLIGTWMQSVAQGWLVFRLSNSAFQLGVVGFCAFSPMLVFTLVGGVLADRVHRKTALLWTQSLSMVQAGVLTYLTASGSVRVWHVAILALLLGTVNAFDVPIRQTFLFDLVGREDLPNGIALNSMAFNSARLVGPAIAGLILAEFGETACFLLNAVSYLAVLVGLALIRVGEKAPAPDAMSWTAGIREGIAYAWRTPRVRTILLLVAVSSIFGMSYSILMPAIARDVLGGGQRTLGFLMGAAGAGAVLGALSIARRRSTRRSGVIVAAAMTLFGAGLFAFSFSRTFWLSAALLVVIGGAMIVQMATSNAFLQLVAPPDLRGRVVSLYALMFLGMAPFGSLLSGSLAKLWGTPVAVRLGGVVCIAAALAFASRAPRLSAARESVSPDGAA; encoded by the coding sequence ATGACGATCCCTGTTGAAGGGCGGATCCTCCCCTTCGCGCCGGAGATCTTCCGTGCCCTGAGGCACCGGAATTTCCTCTTCTACTGGACCGGCCAGTTCGTTTCGCTGATCGGCACCTGGATGCAATCGGTGGCGCAGGGCTGGCTGGTGTTCCGCCTCTCGAACTCCGCTTTCCAGCTGGGGGTCGTGGGGTTCTGCGCCTTCTCCCCGATGCTGGTGTTCACCCTCGTGGGCGGCGTCCTCGCCGACCGCGTTCACCGGAAGACCGCGCTCCTCTGGACCCAGTCTCTCTCGATGGTCCAGGCGGGCGTGCTGACGTACCTCACCGCCAGCGGATCGGTGCGGGTCTGGCACGTCGCGATCCTCGCGCTCCTCCTCGGGACCGTGAACGCCTTCGACGTCCCGATCCGCCAGACGTTCCTGTTCGACCTCGTCGGGCGGGAGGACCTGCCGAACGGCATCGCGCTGAACTCCATGGCGTTCAACTCCGCCCGGCTCGTGGGGCCGGCGATCGCCGGGCTCATCCTCGCCGAGTTCGGCGAGACGGCGTGCTTCCTGCTCAACGCGGTGTCGTACCTCGCGGTGCTCGTCGGCCTCGCGCTCATCCGCGTGGGGGAGAAAGCGCCGGCGCCGGACGCCATGTCGTGGACCGCCGGGATCCGAGAGGGGATCGCCTACGCGTGGAGAACGCCGCGCGTGAGGACGATCCTCCTGCTGGTCGCGGTCTCGAGCATCTTCGGCATGTCGTACTCGATCCTGATGCCGGCGATCGCCCGGGACGTGCTGGGGGGCGGCCAGCGGACCCTCGGGTTCCTGATGGGCGCGGCGGGGGCGGGCGCCGTGCTCGGCGCCCTGTCGATCGCGAGACGGCGCTCGACCCGTCGTTCGGGCGTCATCGTGGCGGCGGCCATGACCCTCTTCGGCGCCGGTCTTTTCGCGTTCTCGTTCTCCAGGACCTTCTGGCTCTCCGCGGCGCTGCTCGTCGTGATCGGGGGGGCGATGATCGTGCAGATGGCCACCAGCAACGCTTTCCTCCAGCTCGTGGCCCCCCCGGACCTCCGCGGGCGCGTGGTGAGCCTGTACGCCCTCATGTTCCTCGGGATGGCCCCCTTCGGCTCGCTGCTGTCCGGCTCCCTCGCGAAGCTCTGGGGGACGCCCGTCGCCGTCCGGCTGGGCGGGGTGGTCTGTATCGCAGCGGCGCTGGCGTTCGCCTCCAGGGCTCCGCGGCTCTCGGCCGCCCGCGAATCGGTCTCCCCTGACGGAGCCGCGTAG
- the queF gene encoding preQ(1) synthase, whose protein sequence is MTRRSSKRLLTFPNPEPARDFTIEFTCPEFTCLCPRTGQPDFATISISYVPDRACVELKSLKLYLWSFRDEGHYHEAVTNRILDDLVAAVRPRRMRVVGDFNVRGGIHTVVTAEHVSPPRRGAARQRGSAASRASR, encoded by the coding sequence GTGACCAGGCGATCGTCGAAGCGGCTCCTGACCTTCCCGAACCCGGAACCGGCCCGCGACTTCACCATCGAGTTCACCTGCCCGGAGTTCACCTGCCTCTGCCCGAGGACCGGCCAGCCGGACTTCGCCACGATCTCGATTTCCTACGTGCCCGACCGCGCGTGCGTCGAGCTTAAGTCCCTGAAGCTCTACCTCTGGTCGTTCCGGGACGAGGGGCACTACCACGAGGCGGTGACCAACCGGATCCTCGACGACCTGGTGGCCGCGGTCCGGCCACGCAGGATGCGGGTGGTCGGGGATTTCAACGTCCGCGGTGGGATCCACACGGTCGTCACCGCGGAGCACGTCTCCCCACCGCGGCGTGGCGCGGCGCGTCAGAGAGGGAGCGCGGCCTCCAGAGCCTCCCGGTAG
- a CDS encoding insulinase family protein, producing MIKLAHLVPAFAVVAAGLIAAGADGLLAASRKGAADAGGSRIPSTLVPSNDNPLVALRILFHVGSVNDPKGKEGLADLTAAMLAEGGAKKLSYPQLLDALFPMAASIGVRADREVTVVYGTVHRDNLAGYHALLRQVLLTPRFDSADFERLRADQLNDLTTRLRAADDENLGKEALAAAMYAGQPYGRPVSGTVAGIKSITLEDVKAFWARHFTRNNVELGLAGGYPEPFAREVAADLLKLPEGKPKPADLPAPRPPEGIEATIVTKSARASAISIGFPLAVTRSDDDFYPLMVANSFLGEHRTFNGRLMNKMRSERGLNYGDYSYVESFIQEGGSTFPRPNTPRRRQAFTIWIRPVPPEAVHFAIRQAMRELDRLVREGMTQADFDSTREFLLSYSRLFTQTASRRLGYEMDGKFYGKGSLVDELQKRLPAMTVEQVNAAIRKYLEARNAYLAVVTDDDGAKGLAEALASNAPSPMKYETATKPEVLEEDKEISVFPLKVDCERLRIVPATELFEK from the coding sequence ATGATCAAGCTCGCGCACCTCGTCCCCGCCTTCGCCGTCGTGGCGGCGGGTCTGATCGCCGCCGGGGCCGACGGCCTCCTCGCTGCGTCGCGAAAGGGGGCGGCGGACGCGGGCGGCTCGCGGATCCCTTCGACGCTCGTCCCGTCCAACGACAACCCCCTCGTCGCGCTCAGGATCCTGTTCCACGTGGGATCCGTGAACGACCCGAAGGGGAAGGAAGGGCTCGCGGACCTCACGGCGGCGATGCTCGCCGAGGGGGGAGCCAAGAAGCTCTCGTACCCCCAGCTCCTCGATGCCCTGTTCCCGATGGCCGCCTCGATCGGAGTCCGGGCCGACCGGGAGGTCACCGTGGTCTACGGGACCGTCCACCGCGACAACCTCGCCGGGTACCACGCCCTGCTGCGCCAGGTGCTGCTGACGCCGCGATTCGACTCCGCGGACTTCGAGCGGCTCAGGGCCGATCAGCTCAACGACCTCACCACGAGGCTCCGCGCCGCGGACGACGAGAACCTCGGCAAGGAGGCGCTGGCCGCCGCGATGTACGCCGGCCAGCCTTACGGCAGGCCGGTGTCCGGCACGGTGGCGGGGATCAAGTCGATCACGCTCGAGGACGTGAAGGCCTTCTGGGCCCGGCACTTCACCCGGAACAACGTCGAGCTGGGGCTCGCGGGCGGGTACCCCGAGCCGTTCGCGCGGGAGGTCGCCGCCGATCTCCTGAAGCTCCCCGAGGGCAAACCGAAGCCCGCGGACCTTCCGGCGCCCCGCCCCCCCGAGGGGATCGAGGCGACGATCGTGACGAAATCCGCGCGCGCCTCGGCGATCTCCATCGGGTTCCCGCTGGCCGTGACGCGGTCCGACGACGACTTCTACCCGCTGATGGTGGCGAACTCGTTCCTTGGCGAGCACCGCACGTTCAACGGCCGGCTCATGAACAAGATGCGGTCCGAGCGCGGCCTCAACTACGGCGACTACTCGTACGTCGAGAGCTTCATCCAGGAGGGCGGCTCGACCTTCCCGCGGCCGAACACGCCGAGGCGCCGCCAGGCGTTCACGATCTGGATCCGGCCGGTCCCGCCCGAGGCCGTCCACTTCGCGATCCGCCAGGCGATGCGCGAGCTGGACCGGCTGGTGCGGGAGGGGATGACCCAGGCGGACTTCGACTCGACGAGGGAATTCCTGCTCAGCTACAGCCGGCTCTTCACGCAGACCGCCTCCCGGCGGCTCGGCTACGAGATGGACGGGAAGTTCTACGGGAAGGGGAGTCTCGTGGACGAGCTGCAGAAGCGGCTCCCGGCCATGACCGTCGAGCAGGTGAACGCCGCGATCCGGAAGTACCTAGAGGCCCGGAACGCCTACCTCGCCGTGGTGACCGACGACGACGGGGCGAAGGGGCTGGCGGAGGCGCTCGCGTCCAATGCTCCATCGCCGATGAAGTACGAAACGGCGACGAAGCCGGAGGTTCTCGAGGAGGACAAGGAGATCTCGGTCTTCCCCCTCAAGGTCGACTGCGAGCGGCTGCGGATCGTGCCGGCGACGGAGCTGTTCGAGAAGTAG
- a CDS encoding dihydrofolate reductase family protein — translation MRASVFIATSLDGFIARADGGLDWLPPGGGEPHGYDEFMATVDALVIGRKTFETVLAFDAWPYGEKPVFALSTRALPPAPSGARIERMSGPPAEIVSQLEARGVRHVYVDGGVTIQRFLVDGLIQRLFITRVPVLLGAGIPLFGALERDVVLRHVATRQFQSGLVQSEYVIPASDGHVEEIPWFK, via the coding sequence ATGAGAGCATCCGTCTTCATCGCGACGAGCCTCGACGGCTTCATCGCTCGCGCCGACGGCGGCCTCGATTGGCTGCCGCCGGGCGGCGGCGAGCCCCACGGCTACGACGAGTTCATGGCGACGGTGGACGCGCTCGTCATCGGCCGAAAGACCTTCGAGACGGTCCTGGCCTTCGACGCGTGGCCCTACGGCGAGAAGCCCGTGTTCGCGCTGAGCACGCGCGCGCTCCCTCCCGCCCCTTCCGGGGCGAGGATCGAGCGCATGTCGGGGCCTCCTGCCGAGATCGTGTCGCAGCTCGAGGCGCGCGGCGTTCGGCACGTCTACGTGGACGGCGGCGTCACGATCCAGCGGTTCCTCGTGGACGGACTCATCCAGCGCCTCTTCATCACGCGCGTTCCCGTTCTCCTTGGGGCGGGGATCCCCCTCTTCGGCGCGCTCGAGCGTGACGTCGTCCTTCGCCACGTTGCGACGCGGCAGTTTCAAAGCGGCCTCGTGCAGAGCGAGTATGTGATCCCCGCCTCTGATGGGCATGTAGAGGAGATTCCATGGTTCAAGTGA
- a CDS encoding macro domain-containing protein, which produces MAPRYHRVVEGGSLELVEGDITLLEVDAVVNPANSALKLGGGVAGAIRRRGGPTVQEECDRIGVCPEGGARATSGGRLPARYVIHAVGPVWGRQGPAESDRLLASACRDALARASEKGLQSIALPAISSGIFGFPMDRAARILLGEAVRHLESGAPPRRVIFCLLGEEALERYREALEAALPL; this is translated from the coding sequence ATGGCGCCGCGCTACCACAGAGTCGTCGAAGGAGGGTCCTTGGAGCTGGTGGAAGGGGACATCACGCTCCTCGAGGTGGACGCGGTGGTGAATCCGGCGAACTCCGCGCTGAAGCTCGGAGGAGGTGTCGCCGGAGCCATCCGCCGGAGGGGCGGGCCGACGGTGCAGGAGGAATGCGACCGGATCGGGGTCTGCCCGGAAGGCGGCGCACGGGCCACGTCGGGCGGACGCCTTCCCGCCCGGTACGTGATCCACGCGGTCGGACCGGTCTGGGGTCGGCAAGGCCCCGCGGAGAGCGACCGGCTGCTCGCGTCCGCGTGCCGCGACGCGCTCGCCCGCGCCTCGGAGAAGGGACTCCAGTCGATCGCCCTCCCGGCGATCTCCTCGGGCATCTTCGGTTTTCCGATGGATCGCGCAGCCCGGATCCTGCTCGGGGAGGCCGTCCGGCACCTCGAGTCCGGGGCGCCGCCGCGGAGGGTGATCTTCTGTCTCTTGGGAGAGGAGGCCCTGGAGCGCTACCGGGAGGCTCTGGAGGCCGCGCTCCCTCTCTGA
- the infC gene encoding translation initiation factor IF-3 has translation MRRPFERRRCRIDEKVRVNNQIRLSPVRLIDAEGQQVGVVPLEEARRLAEDAGLDLVEVAPEARPIVVRIMDWGKHRFETAKKAREARKKESRITVKQIKLRPNIDDHDLETKLAHARRFLVDGDKVKVTIMFRGRDLRRPENGRKVLDKVIEMLTDAALVESAPGEIVNRDMSMVLGPRKH, from the coding sequence CTGCGGCGTCCCTTCGAAAGGAGGAGGTGTCGAATCGACGAGAAGGTTCGTGTCAACAACCAGATCCGCCTGAGTCCCGTCCGCCTCATCGACGCCGAAGGCCAGCAGGTCGGCGTCGTTCCCCTCGAAGAAGCCCGCCGGTTGGCGGAGGACGCCGGCCTCGATCTTGTCGAGGTGGCACCCGAGGCGCGCCCCATCGTGGTCAGGATCATGGACTGGGGCAAGCACCGGTTCGAGACCGCGAAGAAGGCGCGCGAGGCACGTAAGAAAGAGAGCCGGATCACCGTCAAGCAGATCAAGCTGCGCCCGAACATCGACGATCACGATCTCGAGACCAAGCTCGCCCACGCCCGCCGCTTCCTGGTGGACGGCGACAAGGTCAAGGTCACCATCATGTTCCGCGGGCGCGACCTGCGCCGGCCGGAGAACGGACGGAAGGTCCTGGACAAGGTCATCGAGATGCTCACCGACGCGGCGCTGGTCGAGTCGGCTCCGGGCGAGATCGTCAATCGCGACATGAGCATGGTGCTCGGGCCTCGCAAGCACTGA
- a CDS encoding insulinase family protein — MMLRSPLVGSALSVLAALAATLLAKEPERGGGSPRRIFPFAASESVLDNGLRVVVVPMDSPGIVAHYLVVRTGSRNEVEPGLSGFAHFFEHMMFRGTERYPSDKYNDVLKRLGADSNAFTTDDWTCYHVVAASSALETLMDLESDRFMNLKYTVEAFQKEAGAVLGEYNKNFSVPFMSIHEKLRETAFDRHTYKHTTMGFLKDIEDMPHQYDYSLKFFERWYRPDNCVLVVAGDVDPGRVLELAKKYYSPWRKGAASLATTLDGPQGGERKAHIAWKNPTLPYLVLSWRVPAFRPDSAEDRSLDVLAAAAFSETSPLYKDLVLDKQWVDVLAASHEERRDPYLFTVTVRVKDPGKVGAVRDAIESAVKELGRKPLPAVRIASVKLNLRYSFLAGLDTPGRVAETVANFMQLTGDVASIDTTYAAFEEVTGAGVRDAAARFLKPENRTEITLAPEKEAKR, encoded by the coding sequence ATGATGCTCCGCAGCCCACTCGTGGGGTCCGCGCTTTCCGTTCTCGCCGCGCTCGCGGCCACGCTCCTCGCGAAGGAGCCGGAGCGGGGAGGCGGCTCGCCTCGCCGGATCTTCCCTTTCGCGGCCTCGGAATCGGTCCTGGACAACGGCCTCCGCGTCGTCGTGGTGCCGATGGACAGCCCCGGGATCGTGGCGCACTACCTCGTGGTCCGCACCGGCTCCCGGAACGAGGTGGAGCCGGGCCTCTCCGGGTTCGCCCACTTCTTCGAGCACATGATGTTCCGCGGCACCGAGCGCTATCCCTCGGACAAGTACAACGACGTCTTGAAGCGGCTCGGCGCCGACTCGAACGCGTTCACGACCGACGACTGGACCTGCTACCACGTCGTCGCCGCGTCGTCGGCGCTCGAGACCCTGATGGACCTCGAGTCGGACCGGTTCATGAACCTCAAGTACACGGTCGAGGCGTTCCAGAAAGAGGCCGGCGCGGTCCTCGGGGAGTACAACAAGAACTTCTCGGTGCCCTTCATGTCGATCCACGAGAAGCTCCGCGAGACCGCCTTCGACCGGCACACCTACAAGCACACCACCATGGGGTTCCTGAAGGACATTGAGGACATGCCCCACCAGTACGACTACAGCCTGAAGTTCTTCGAGCGGTGGTACCGCCCGGACAACTGCGTGCTGGTGGTGGCCGGGGACGTCGATCCCGGCCGCGTCCTGGAGCTGGCGAAGAAGTACTACTCCCCGTGGCGGAAGGGAGCGGCGTCGCTCGCCACCACCCTGGACGGCCCTCAGGGAGGGGAGCGCAAGGCCCACATCGCCTGGAAGAACCCGACGCTCCCGTACCTGGTCCTGTCCTGGCGCGTTCCGGCGTTCCGCCCGGACTCGGCCGAGGACCGGTCCCTCGACGTGCTGGCCGCGGCGGCGTTCTCCGAGACGAGCCCGCTCTACAAGGACCTGGTGCTCGACAAGCAATGGGTCGACGTGCTCGCCGCGAGCCACGAAGAGCGGCGGGATCCGTACCTGTTCACGGTGACGGTTCGCGTCAAGGACCCGGGGAAGGTCGGCGCCGTCCGCGACGCGATCGAGAGCGCGGTCAAGGAGCTCGGGCGGAAGCCGCTCCCCGCCGTGCGGATCGCCTCGGTGAAGCTCAATCTCCGCTACTCGTTCCTGGCCGGCCTGGACACCCCCGGCCGCGTCGCCGAGACCGTGGCGAATTTCATGCAGCTCACCGGCGACGTCGCCTCCATCGACACGACCTACGCGGCGTTCGAGGAAGTCACGGGAGCGGGGGTTCGGGACGCGGCGGCCCGTTTCCTCAAACCCGAGAACCGGACCGAGATCACCCTGGCGCCCGAGAAGGAGGCGAAGCGATGA